In the Corynebacterium suedekumii genome, one interval contains:
- a CDS encoding IS6-like element ISCef5 family transposase, with translation MGIFSGRHFPREIILWAVRWYCRYGLSYRDLEEMMTERGVPVDHSTIYRWVQKYAPELDKQTRWYRQVPDWQARSWRVDETYIRVGGKWCYLYRAITAGGHTLDFYLSPKRNVAAAKRFLAKTLRSNTITGFPRVINTDKAPSLARAIAELKSEGICPQTVEHRQVKYLNNVIEGDHGRLKRILGPKGAFKNRTSAYRTLKGMEAMHSLRKGQGAMFAYGQPNPDAVIVSRVFEAA, from the coding sequence ATGGGCATCTTCTCCGGTCGTCATTTCCCCCGTGAAATCATCCTGTGGGCGGTCCGGTGGTACTGCCGCTACGGGCTCAGCTACCGCGATCTGGAAGAAATGATGACCGAACGCGGCGTACCGGTCGATCACAGCACCATCTACCGCTGGGTCCAGAAATATGCTCCTGAGCTGGACAAGCAGACCCGGTGGTACCGACAAGTCCCGGATTGGCAGGCCCGGTCCTGGCGGGTGGACGAGACCTATATCCGGGTCGGGGGAAAGTGGTGCTACCTCTATCGGGCCATCACCGCGGGCGGGCATACCCTGGATTTTTACCTGTCCCCAAAGCGTAACGTCGCCGCAGCGAAGCGTTTCCTGGCCAAGACCCTGAGGTCGAACACGATAACCGGGTTCCCGCGGGTGATCAACACCGATAAAGCACCCTCCCTGGCCAGGGCAATCGCCGAGTTGAAGTCAGAGGGAATCTGCCCGCAGACCGTGGAACACCGGCAGGTGAAATACCTCAATAACGTCATTGAAGGAGATCATGGGCGGCTGAAACGGATCCTCGGACCGAAGGGGGCGTTCAAAAACCGGACCTCGGCGTACCGGACGTTGAAAGGGATGGAAGCGATGCACTCATTACGGAAAGGCCAGGGCGCGATGTTTGCCTACGGGCAACCGAACCCGGATGCGGTGATCGTCAGCCGGGTGTTCGAGGCTGCCTGA
- a CDS encoding recombinase family protein has product MIEEKWRREAREKQRGVQARGQNVAYLRVSSKDQNLARQREAIGQVDREFIDELSARTRAHRPGLEDCIAYLRDGDGLHVASIDRLARSLVDLRNVIDQITAKGATVHFLKENLTFAPDGEDPRATLMLGILGSFAEFERAIIRERQAEGIALAKKAGRYKGRPRALTEVQIKQAHERVQAGEARTSIANDLGVSRATLYRALRKDKNP; this is encoded by the coding sequence GTGATCGAGGAGAAGTGGCGCCGAGAAGCCCGGGAGAAGCAGCGCGGAGTACAAGCTCGCGGGCAAAATGTCGCTTACCTTCGCGTTTCCAGCAAGGACCAGAACCTGGCCCGCCAGCGTGAAGCTATCGGCCAGGTCGATAGGGAGTTCATTGATGAGCTGTCAGCTCGTACGCGAGCACATCGTCCGGGCCTTGAAGACTGCATCGCCTATCTCCGCGACGGAGATGGCCTTCATGTTGCGTCGATTGACCGTCTGGCTCGGTCGTTGGTGGACCTCCGCAATGTTATCGACCAGATCACCGCGAAGGGCGCCACCGTCCATTTTCTCAAAGAGAATCTCACTTTCGCCCCGGATGGAGAAGACCCGCGTGCCACCCTCATGCTCGGTATTCTCGGCAGCTTTGCCGAGTTTGAGAGGGCGATCATCCGCGAGCGACAGGCCGAGGGGATCGCTCTGGCAAAGAAGGCCGGTCGCTACAAAGGTCGACCGAGGGCACTGACGGAAGTGCAGATCAAGCAAGCACACGAACGCGTACAGGCCGGCGAAGCCAGAACCTCCATCGCCAACGATCTTGGCGTGTCGCGTGCTACTCTCTACCGCGCACTCAGAAAGGACAAGAACCCATGA
- a CDS encoding DUF6968 family protein has protein sequence MAFIETPVLQRVLQKLDGSSIEILVSAPVLEGQDWFTNWSIKGLEDGDVNLSSGGIDSMQSMMFALSAIGDRIAAEQQELLFMGSESLQLLRTAPPIEPDLWSASVQAPTA, from the coding sequence ATGGCTTTTATCGAAACTCCAGTGCTTCAACGAGTTCTTCAAAAACTTGATGGAAGCAGCATTGAGATCCTTGTTAGTGCACCTGTCCTAGAGGGACAAGATTGGTTTACAAATTGGTCTATAAAAGGCCTGGAAGACGGTGATGTAAACCTGAGTTCGGGCGGAATCGATTCAATGCAATCGATGATGTTCGCATTATCGGCGATTGGCGATCGTATTGCTGCTGAGCAGCAAGAACTGTTGTTCATGGGAAGCGAATCTCTACAACTTCTCAGGACTGCGCCACCCATAGAACCCGATCTGTGGTCGGCGTCTGTGCAAGCTCCTACAGCTTAG
- a CDS encoding IS6-like element ISCef5 family transposase, with protein sequence MGIFSGRHFPREIILWAVRWYCRYGVSYRDLEEMMTERGVPVDHSTIYRWVQKYAPELDKQTRWYRQVPDWQARSWRVDETYIRVGGKWCYLYRAITAGGHTLDFYLSPKRNVAAAKRFLAKTLRSNTITGFPRVINTDKAPSLARAIAELKSEGICPQTVEHRQVKYLNNVIEGDHGRLKRILGPKGAFKNRTSAYRTLKGMEAMHSLRKGQGAMFAYGQPNPDAVIVSRVFEAA encoded by the coding sequence ATGGGCATCTTCTCCGGTCGTCATTTCCCCCGTGAAATCATCCTGTGGGCGGTCCGGTGGTACTGCCGCTACGGGGTGAGCTACCGCGATCTGGAAGAAATGATGACCGAACGCGGCGTACCGGTCGATCACAGCACCATCTACCGCTGGGTCCAGAAATATGCTCCTGAGCTGGACAAGCAGACCCGGTGGTACCGACAAGTCCCGGATTGGCAGGCCCGGTCCTGGCGGGTGGACGAGACCTATATCCGGGTCGGGGGAAAGTGGTGCTACCTCTATCGGGCCATCACCGCGGGCGGGCATACCCTGGATTTTTACCTGTCCCCAAAGCGTAACGTCGCCGCAGCGAAGCGTTTCCTGGCCAAGACCCTGAGGTCGAACACGATAACCGGGTTCCCGCGGGTGATCAACACCGATAAAGCACCCTCCCTGGCCAGGGCAATCGCCGAGTTGAAGTCAGAGGGAATCTGCCCGCAGACCGTGGAACACCGGCAGGTGAAATACCTCAATAACGTCATTGAAGGAGATCATGGGCGGCTGAAACGGATCCTCGGACCGAAGGGGGCGTTCAAAAACCGGACCTCGGCGTACCGGACGTTGAAAGGGATGGAAGCGATGCACTCATTACGGAAAGGCCAGGGAGCGATGTTTGCCTACGGGCAACCGAACCCGGATGCGGTGATCGTCAGCCGGGTGTTCGAGGCTGCCTGA
- the istA gene encoding IS21 family transposase, with translation MVRKIRAKLILQLRSEGLSGRTIAASQGMSRKSITAVLEAADAAGASWDDVAERPEDEVYDLLFPGRGQHHSVFAQPDWETVHRELARVGVTLKLLHGEYTDRCAATGAPAMGYDRFCRTYQRHVLVTGAASRVGHKAAQSVEVDWSGPTMTLFDPVNATPRPVYLFVGCLPFSRYSFVYPSLDMTQESWLRAHVAMFEAFGGSVPRIVPDNLKTGVITHPRDGEVVLNDAYREMAAHYSAAVLPGRVRKAKDKPSVENTVWHVAMRVIAQLRDQQFTSLPELTAAVTGQVAAYNREPFQKRDGSRASVFTTEEQPLLTGLPQVAYEISRWIYGRRVGRNGHVVWEKNFYSVPVTHIGTGVDLRITDRVLQVYSGQQRLSSHLLLPEGSANQYRTNDADLPAGERYQPWDAPRVREWAGRVGPSATVVVNRIFESVAVDEQGLNAALAVLRLTRRYSAERVEDACRLALAGHVRSPRYVHLHPILVTGQDQAARQRPPRGEPVEEGGFVRGADYYAGGDQ, from the coding sequence ATGGTACGAAAGATCAGAGCGAAGCTGATACTCCAGCTACGCTCCGAAGGTCTGTCAGGACGCACGATCGCCGCGTCACAGGGCATGTCCCGAAAAAGCATCACCGCCGTGCTTGAAGCCGCAGACGCAGCTGGTGCGAGCTGGGATGATGTCGCTGAGCGTCCCGAGGACGAAGTCTATGACCTGCTGTTCCCGGGCCGGGGTCAGCACCACAGCGTGTTCGCCCAGCCGGATTGGGAAACAGTCCACCGGGAACTCGCCCGGGTCGGGGTGACACTGAAGCTGCTGCACGGCGAGTACACCGACAGGTGTGCGGCCACCGGTGCCCCGGCGATGGGTTACGACCGGTTCTGTCGGACCTACCAGCGCCACGTCCTGGTCACCGGGGCGGCATCGAGGGTCGGACACAAGGCCGCCCAGAGCGTTGAGGTCGACTGGTCCGGACCGACGATGACACTGTTTGACCCGGTCAACGCCACCCCGAGGCCGGTGTACCTGTTCGTCGGGTGCCTGCCGTTCAGCCGCTACTCGTTCGTCTACCCGAGTCTGGACATGACGCAGGAGTCCTGGCTGCGGGCTCATGTCGCGATGTTCGAGGCCTTCGGCGGTTCAGTGCCGCGGATCGTGCCTGACAACCTCAAGACCGGGGTGATCACACATCCCCGCGACGGCGAGGTTGTGCTCAACGATGCATACCGGGAGATGGCCGCACATTACTCGGCCGCGGTGTTACCCGGGCGGGTTCGGAAGGCGAAGGACAAGCCCAGCGTGGAAAACACCGTGTGGCATGTGGCGATGCGGGTCATAGCCCAGCTGCGCGACCAGCAGTTCACATCCCTTCCGGAGCTGACAGCCGCGGTCACCGGCCAGGTCGCGGCCTACAACCGGGAGCCGTTCCAGAAGCGGGATGGCTCCCGGGCCAGTGTGTTCACCACCGAAGAACAGCCCCTGCTGACCGGGCTGCCGCAGGTCGCCTATGAGATCAGCCGGTGGATCTACGGTCGCCGTGTCGGACGCAACGGGCACGTTGTGTGGGAGAAGAACTTCTACTCCGTACCGGTCACCCACATCGGCACGGGTGTGGATCTGCGGATCACCGACCGGGTCCTGCAGGTCTACTCCGGCCAGCAGCGGCTGAGCAGCCACCTGCTGTTGCCCGAGGGCTCAGCGAATCAGTACCGCACCAACGACGCTGATCTGCCGGCCGGGGAGCGCTACCAACCCTGGGATGCCCCGCGTGTACGGGAGTGGGCGGGCCGGGTCGGCCCGTCCGCGACAGTGGTGGTCAACCGGATCTTCGAGTCCGTCGCCGTCGACGAGCAGGGCCTGAATGCCGCACTGGCGGTGCTGCGGTTGACTCGGCGGTATTCCGCCGAGCGGGTCGAGGATGCCTGCCGGCTGGCACTGGCCGGGCATGTCCGGTCCCCGCGCTATGTGCACCTGCACCCGATCCTGGTCACGGGGCAGGATCAGGCCGCCCGGCAGCGCCCACCCCGGGGGGAACCGGTGGAGGAAGGCGGATTTGTCCGCGGTGCGGACTACTACGCAGGAGGAGACCAGTGA
- a CDS encoding ATP-binding protein — MSGIDMETKRKLRDMGATALLEAIDAEDENLVLGMGFEERLRLIVDEAYATFTHGKVDGLIRRAGLRYPAADLRRIDLVEQRGLDRNLLATLATCGFIERHQNVVFQGFTGSGKSYLGCALAKQACQHRYRAHYIRMPDLEEAWATARDKPQGTTKFLKKYAAFTVLVIDEWLLDHPDEGMRSMLLELLERRYDSASTVFCTQYAKKDWHQRLGSGVHADAIMDRIVHNTIWVDTGTHNMREHITMSQ, encoded by the coding sequence GTGAGCGGTATCGACATGGAAACCAAACGCAAGCTGCGCGACATGGGTGCCACCGCCCTGCTGGAGGCCATCGACGCCGAAGACGAGAACCTCGTCCTGGGGATGGGGTTCGAGGAGAGGCTGCGTCTTATCGTCGATGAGGCGTACGCCACCTTCACCCACGGCAAGGTCGACGGGTTGATCCGCCGGGCCGGCCTGCGCTATCCGGCAGCTGACCTGCGTCGGATCGACCTGGTCGAGCAACGCGGCCTGGATCGTAACCTGCTGGCCACCTTGGCGACCTGCGGGTTCATCGAACGTCACCAGAACGTGGTGTTCCAGGGTTTCACCGGGTCGGGGAAGTCCTACCTGGGGTGCGCGCTGGCGAAACAGGCCTGCCAGCACCGGTACCGGGCGCACTACATCCGGATGCCGGATCTGGAGGAAGCCTGGGCCACCGCACGCGACAAGCCCCAGGGGACAACGAAGTTCCTGAAGAAGTACGCCGCCTTTACCGTCCTCGTCATCGATGAGTGGCTGCTGGATCATCCGGATGAGGGGATGCGCAGCATGCTGCTGGAACTGCTGGAGCGTCGTTACGACTCTGCGTCGACGGTGTTCTGCACCCAGTACGCGAAGAAGGACTGGCATCAACGGCTCGGATCCGGGGTGCATGCCGATGCGATCATGGACCGGATCGTCCACAACACCATCTGGGTGGACACCGGCACCCACAACATGCGGGAGCACATCACGATGAGTCAGTAG
- the rlmB gene encoding 23S rRNA (guanosine(2251)-2'-O)-methyltransferase RlmB, with the protein MAHQGRPGVRKTNKKGAVKGSGGQARRGLKGKGPTPKAEDRVYHAAHKRKKEAERRARGRHVKEETTELVVGRNPVIECLHAKVPASALFVAEGTGADDRLSEAATIAASRGIPTIEVPRFELDKMTGNGLHQGIGLQIPPYKYTDVHSLIAAAADNPEPGMFVILDNITDPRNLGAVIRSVAAFGGHGVVIPERRSAAVTAVTWRTSAGTAARLPVARETNLTRTIQEFKKNGYQVVGLDAGGEHTLDTYDGGTDPVVIVVGSEGKGISRLVRENCDVIMSVPMVGWVESLNASVAAGVVLSEFARQRRAK; encoded by the coding sequence ATGGCTCACCAGGGACGACCCGGGGTACGCAAGACCAACAAGAAGGGCGCCGTCAAGGGCTCCGGCGGCCAGGCCCGCCGTGGCCTCAAGGGCAAGGGCCCCACGCCCAAGGCCGAGGACCGCGTCTACCACGCCGCCCACAAGCGCAAGAAGGAGGCCGAACGACGCGCCCGCGGCCGCCACGTCAAGGAGGAGACCACCGAACTCGTCGTCGGCCGCAACCCCGTCATCGAGTGCCTCCACGCGAAGGTGCCCGCCTCCGCCCTCTTCGTCGCCGAGGGCACGGGTGCCGACGACCGCCTCTCCGAAGCCGCCACCATCGCCGCCTCCCGGGGCATCCCCACCATCGAGGTCCCTCGCTTCGAGCTGGACAAGATGACCGGCAACGGCCTCCACCAGGGCATCGGCCTGCAGATCCCGCCCTACAAGTACACCGACGTCCACTCGCTCATCGCCGCGGCCGCCGACAACCCCGAGCCGGGCATGTTCGTCATCCTCGACAACATCACCGACCCCCGCAACCTCGGCGCCGTCATCCGCTCCGTCGCCGCCTTCGGAGGTCACGGCGTGGTCATCCCGGAGCGCCGTTCCGCGGCCGTCACCGCCGTGACCTGGCGGACCTCCGCCGGCACCGCCGCCCGCCTGCCCGTCGCCCGCGAGACCAACCTCACCCGCACGATCCAGGAGTTCAAGAAGAACGGCTACCAGGTCGTCGGCCTCGACGCCGGCGGCGAGCACACCCTGGACACCTACGACGGCGGCACCGACCCCGTCGTCATCGTCGTCGGTTCCGAGGGCAAGGGCATCTCCCGCCTGGTCCGCGAGAACTGCGATGTCATCATGTCCGTCCCCATGGTCGGCTGGGTCGAGTCGCTCAACGCCTCCGTCGCCGCCGGCGTCGTGCTCTCCGAGTTCGCCCGCCAGCGCCGCGCGAAGTAG
- the cysS gene encoding cysteine--tRNA ligase — protein sequence MTLRIFDTASRELRDFVPVRPGHASVYLCGATPQAQPHIGHVRSGVAFDILRRWLLASGYDVAFVRNVTDIDDKILTKAAENGRPWWEWVATHERHFTWAYDQLGVLPPSVEPRATGHVTQMVDYMQRLMDRGFAYAVGGSVYFDVAAWVAAEGSDYGSLSGNRVEEMEQGESDNTGKRSPQDFALWKAAKPGEPSWPTPWGDGRPGWHLECSAMATWYLGDTFDIHCGGLDLQFPHHENEIAQAHAAGDDFAHYWMHNHWVTMAGEKMSKSLGNVLSVPHILGLVRPVELRYYLGSAHYRSVLEYSEAALQEAAAGYRRIEDFLHRVGPVEIGEWTPEFEAAMDDDISVPRALAEIHTAVRAGNTALASGSLVDAQRIAATVRAMTAVLGVDPQDPQWAEETQTSEGAMAALDVLVDAELERRTTARAAKDWATADAVRDRLIAAGIDVTDTPDGPQWSLKN from the coding sequence GTGACGTTAAGAATCTTCGACACCGCCAGCCGCGAACTCCGTGACTTCGTCCCGGTCCGCCCGGGACACGCCTCGGTCTACCTCTGCGGCGCCACCCCGCAGGCGCAGCCCCACATCGGGCACGTGCGCTCCGGGGTGGCCTTCGACATCCTCCGCCGCTGGCTGCTGGCCTCCGGCTACGATGTCGCCTTCGTCCGCAACGTCACCGACATCGACGACAAGATCCTCACCAAGGCCGCCGAGAACGGCCGCCCCTGGTGGGAGTGGGTGGCCACCCACGAACGCCACTTCACCTGGGCCTACGACCAGCTCGGTGTCCTGCCGCCCTCGGTCGAACCCCGCGCCACCGGGCACGTCACCCAGATGGTCGACTACATGCAGCGCCTCATGGACCGTGGCTTCGCCTACGCCGTCGGCGGATCCGTCTACTTCGACGTCGCCGCCTGGGTCGCCGCCGAGGGCTCCGACTACGGCTCGCTCTCCGGTAACCGCGTCGAGGAGATGGAACAGGGCGAGTCCGACAACACCGGCAAACGCTCCCCGCAGGACTTCGCCCTGTGGAAGGCCGCCAAGCCCGGCGAGCCGTCCTGGCCCACCCCCTGGGGTGACGGTCGCCCCGGCTGGCACCTCGAGTGCTCCGCCATGGCCACCTGGTACCTGGGCGACACCTTCGACATCCACTGCGGCGGCCTCGACCTGCAGTTCCCGCACCACGAGAACGAGATCGCCCAGGCGCACGCCGCCGGCGACGACTTCGCCCACTACTGGATGCACAACCACTGGGTCACCATGGCCGGCGAGAAGATGTCCAAGTCGCTGGGCAACGTCCTCTCCGTCCCGCACATCCTCGGACTCGTCCGCCCCGTCGAGCTGCGCTACTACCTGGGCTCCGCGCACTACCGCAGCGTGCTGGAGTACTCTGAGGCGGCGTTGCAGGAGGCCGCCGCCGGGTACCGTCGCATCGAGGACTTCCTCCACCGCGTCGGCCCGGTCGAGATCGGGGAATGGACCCCCGAGTTCGAGGCCGCCATGGACGACGACATCTCCGTGCCCCGCGCACTCGCCGAGATCCACACGGCGGTCCGCGCCGGCAACACGGCTCTCGCCTCCGGCTCGCTTGTCGACGCCCAGCGCATCGCCGCCACCGTCCGCGCCATGACCGCGGTCCTCGGCGTCGATCCGCAGGACCCGCAGTGGGCGGAGGAGACCCAGACCAGCGAGGGCGCGATGGCCGCGCTCGACGTGCTCGTCGACGCCGAACTGGAACGACGCACCACCGCCCGGGCCGCAAAGGACTGGGCCACCGCCGACGCCGTCCGCGATCGCCTGATCGCCGCCGGTATCGACGTCACCGACACCCCCGACGGCCCGCAGTGGTCGCTGAAGAATTAA
- the nagB gene encoding glucosamine-6-phosphate deaminase, translating into MDILLRPTATDVAVAAADILADFARRGATLGLATGSTPVATYRELIRRYDAGEVSFADCRAFLLDEYIGLPRDHEQSYHRTIRREFTSHVDIPDEAVHGPDPEQGGQAYEDAITAAGGVDIQLLGVGTNGHVGFNEPGSSLASRTRMKTLHPQTVADNARFFDSADEVPIHVLTQGLGTIRRAGHLLLLATGAGKADAVHKLVEGPVTASCPASVLQLHEYATVIVDEAAASRLHDLEYYRFIEAHQPRR; encoded by the coding sequence GTGGACATCCTCCTCCGCCCCACCGCCACCGACGTGGCCGTCGCCGCCGCCGACATCCTCGCCGACTTCGCCCGCCGGGGCGCCACCCTCGGCCTGGCCACCGGCTCCACCCCCGTGGCCACCTACCGCGAACTCATCCGCCGCTACGACGCCGGCGAGGTCAGCTTCGCCGACTGCCGTGCGTTCCTCCTCGACGAGTACATCGGCCTGCCCCGCGACCACGAGCAGAGCTACCACCGCACCATCCGCCGCGAGTTCACCTCCCACGTCGACATCCCCGACGAGGCGGTCCACGGTCCCGACCCCGAGCAGGGCGGCCAGGCCTACGAGGACGCCATCACCGCCGCCGGCGGCGTGGACATCCAGCTGCTGGGGGTGGGCACCAACGGTCACGTCGGCTTCAACGAACCCGGCTCCTCCCTCGCGTCACGCACCCGGATGAAGACCCTGCACCCGCAGACCGTCGCCGACAACGCCCGCTTCTTCGACTCCGCCGACGAGGTCCCCATCCACGTCCTCACCCAGGGCCTGGGCACCATCCGACGCGCCGGCCACCTGCTGCTGCTCGCCACCGGCGCAGGGAAGGCCGACGCGGTGCACAAGCTGGTCGAGGGGCCGGTCACCGCCTCCTGCCCGGCGTCGGTGCTCCAGCTGCACGAGTACGCCACCGTCATCGTCGACGAGGCCGCCGCCTCCCGCCTCCACGACCTCGAGTACTACCGATTCATCGAGGCCCACCAGCCCCGCCGCTAG
- a CDS encoding N-acetylglucosamine-6-phosphate deacetylase has protein sequence MNELTGQLVTPVGAAPARITVDGGIITSVTEDPTAWEPGGLTLVPGFVDLHNHGGHRGSFPDGTADDCRRAARFHRRHGTTTMLASLVSATEQAMTAQVPVLADLADEGLLAGIHLEGPFINSGRCGAQDPAAIIPGDPDMLDRVATAARGHVRAVTFAPETAHAHELLDVCAAHTIIASLGHTDATYEQTLELVDAAVDRNVTVTATHLFNAMPPLHHRAPGAAAAMITAAATSHAHVELIADGVHLADGTVDMLRHSVADGAFFVTDAMQAAGMPDGDYTLGTLDVTVADGVARLSAPDGAVGAIAGGTTTLADQFARHLRRGVGLSDLVRATSTTAAGLLGLGDGGIVEGGRADLVGLDDNGQVMLVVAGGEIITDNR, from the coding sequence GTGAACGAACTCACCGGACAACTGGTCACCCCCGTCGGCGCCGCCCCCGCCCGGATCACCGTCGACGGCGGCATCATCACCTCGGTCACGGAGGACCCCACCGCCTGGGAACCGGGCGGCCTCACCCTCGTCCCCGGCTTCGTCGACCTGCACAACCACGGCGGCCACCGCGGCTCCTTCCCCGACGGCACCGCCGACGACTGTCGCCGCGCCGCCCGGTTCCACCGCCGGCACGGCACCACCACCATGCTCGCCAGCCTCGTCTCCGCCACCGAGCAGGCCATGACCGCCCAGGTCCCCGTCCTCGCCGACCTCGCCGACGAGGGCCTGCTCGCCGGCATCCACCTCGAAGGCCCCTTCATCAACTCCGGGCGCTGCGGCGCCCAGGACCCCGCCGCCATCATCCCCGGCGACCCCGACATGCTCGACCGCGTCGCCACCGCCGCCCGCGGCCACGTCCGCGCCGTCACCTTCGCCCCCGAGACCGCCCACGCCCACGAGCTTCTCGACGTCTGCGCCGCCCACACCATCATCGCCTCCCTCGGCCACACCGACGCCACCTACGAGCAGACCCTCGAGCTTGTCGACGCCGCCGTGGACAGGAACGTCACCGTCACCGCCACCCACCTGTTCAACGCCATGCCACCCCTGCACCACCGCGCCCCCGGTGCGGCCGCCGCAATGATCACCGCCGCCGCCACCTCCCACGCCCACGTGGAACTCATCGCCGACGGCGTCCACCTCGCCGACGGCACCGTCGACATGCTCCGCCACTCCGTCGCCGACGGCGCCTTCTTCGTCACCGACGCCATGCAGGCCGCCGGCATGCCCGACGGCGACTACACCCTCGGCACCCTCGACGTCACCGTCGCCGACGGCGTCGCCCGCCTCTCCGCTCCAGACGGTGCTGTCGGGGCCATAGCCGGCGGCACCACCACCCTGGCCGACCAGTTCGCCCGCCACCTGCGCCGCGGTGTCGGGCTGAGCGACCTGGTCAGGGCCACCTCCACCACCGCGGCCGGGCTGCTCGGCCTCGGCGACGGCGGCATCGTCGAGGGCGGACGCGCGGACCTCGTCGGCCTGGACGACAATGGACAGGTCATGCTCGTCGTAGCCGGCGGCGAGATCATCACCGACAACCGTTAA
- a CDS encoding dihydrodipicolinate synthase family protein, with amino-acid sequence MTVQFRGVIPPVVTPFRDDLTVDTDSLRRHVDRLIDAGVDGLFALGSSAEAAFLTRDNRRAVVSTIVDQAAGRVPVTAGVIDMTTPLVADAVESGVQGLVATAPFYVRTHRTEIAEHFRRIHDMAPDLPLLAYNIPECVHVVLDAPLLIELATEGVLAGVKDSGGVDAATRLIVDARDAAGLTDFQVLTGSETTVDLAYLAGVDGVVPGLGNVDPWSYVDLARLCTQGRWAEAAALQTRITQLFGIATAGDPARMGGSSAGLGGFKAALAHLGVFTSGRMAPPHQPLDDAELATIARIIDDAGLTA; translated from the coding sequence ATGACGGTCCAGTTCCGCGGTGTCATCCCGCCCGTCGTCACCCCGTTCCGGGACGATCTCACCGTCGACACCGACAGCCTCCGCCGCCATGTGGACCGGCTCATCGACGCCGGCGTGGACGGCCTCTTCGCTCTCGGCTCCTCCGCGGAGGCCGCGTTCCTCACCCGCGACAACCGGCGGGCGGTGGTGTCCACCATCGTCGACCAGGCCGCCGGGCGGGTCCCGGTCACCGCGGGCGTCATCGACATGACCACCCCGCTGGTCGCCGACGCCGTCGAATCCGGCGTGCAGGGACTCGTGGCCACCGCCCCCTTCTACGTGCGCACCCACCGCACCGAGATCGCCGAGCACTTCCGCCGCATCCACGACATGGCCCCCGACCTGCCGCTGCTGGCCTACAACATCCCCGAGTGCGTCCACGTCGTCCTCGACGCCCCGCTGCTCATCGAGCTGGCCACGGAGGGTGTGCTCGCCGGCGTCAAGGACTCCGGGGGCGTGGACGCCGCCACCCGCCTGATCGTCGACGCCCGCGACGCCGCCGGCCTGACCGACTTCCAGGTCCTCACCGGTTCCGAGACCACCGTCGACCTGGCCTACCTCGCGGGCGTCGACGGTGTGGTCCCCGGCCTGGGCAACGTCGACCCGTGGTCCTACGTCGACCTCGCCCGCCTGTGCACGCAGGGCCGCTGGGCGGAGGCGGCGGCGCTGCAGACCCGGATCACGCAGCTGTTCGGCATCGCCACCGCCGGCGACCCGGCGCGCATGGGTGGTTCCTCGGCCGGCCTCGGCGGCTTCAAGGCCGCGCTCGCCCACCTCGGCGTGTTCACCTCCGGCCGGATGGCACCGCCGCACCAGCCGCTTGACGACGCCGAGCTGGCCACCATCGCCCGCATCATCGACGACGCGGGGCTCACCGCATGA